The following proteins are co-located in the Labrys monachus genome:
- a CDS encoding amino acid ABC transporter ATP-binding protein produces MTKPTVLGQRISKSFGHLQVLRSVDFHVGQGEVVCLVGPSGSGKSTLLRCINHLEKIDGGALYVDGELVGYRRVGNKLYELGEAEVAVKRAEIGMVFQRFNLFTHMTALQNVIEAPICVQRRNRQEVVDEAKALLKRVGLEDKLASYPHQLSGGQQQRVAIARALAMKPKLMLFDEPTSALDPELVGEVLAVMRGLAADGMTMIVVTHEMRFAQEVADRVLFMDGGVIVEQGSPGQIFGAPQQERTRAFLSRLG; encoded by the coding sequence ATGACGAAGCCGACCGTGCTGGGCCAGCGCATCTCCAAGAGCTTCGGCCATCTGCAGGTGCTCAGGAGCGTTGACTTCCATGTCGGGCAGGGCGAGGTCGTCTGCCTGGTCGGCCCGTCGGGATCGGGCAAATCGACCCTGCTGCGATGCATCAACCATCTCGAGAAGATCGACGGCGGCGCCCTCTATGTCGATGGCGAGCTCGTCGGCTACCGCCGTGTCGGCAACAAGCTCTACGAACTCGGCGAGGCGGAGGTCGCGGTCAAGCGGGCCGAGATCGGCATGGTCTTCCAGCGCTTCAACCTGTTCACCCATATGACGGCGCTCCAGAACGTCATCGAGGCGCCGATCTGCGTGCAGCGGCGCAATCGCCAGGAGGTCGTCGACGAGGCGAAGGCCCTGCTGAAGCGGGTGGGGCTCGAGGACAAGCTGGCGTCCTATCCCCACCAGCTGTCGGGCGGCCAGCAGCAGCGCGTGGCGATCGCGCGGGCGCTCGCCATGAAGCCGAAGCTGATGCTGTTCGACGAACCGACCAGCGCGCTCGACCCCGAACTGGTCGGCGAGGTCCTCGCCGTCATGCGCGGCCTTGCCGCCGACGGCATGACGATGATCGTCGTGACCCACGAGATGCGCTTCGCCCAGGAGGTCGCCGATCGCGTGCTGTTCATGGACGGCGGCGTCATCGTCGAGCAGGGCAGCCCCGGGCAGATCTTCGGCGCCCCGCAGCAGGAAAGGACGAGGGCCTTTCTGTCGCGGCTGGGCTGA
- a CDS encoding amino acid ABC transporter permease, with translation MLANKATRPSAAVQSRDDVEDHLLPVVPRRRPGRWVAGIVMALATIWFILSAAENPNFEWDVVAAYVFSPTILQGLWLTIWLTVVSMLIGTVIGTVCASMRISTNVFLRIPASAYVWLFRGTPILVQLIFWFNLAIIVPIVYLKLPFGPVLYQASANDLITPYTAALLGLGLNEGAYMSEIVRAGILSVDPGQREAARALGMTQGRIMRRIVLPQAIRIIIPPTGNQIISMLKTTSLVSVIALSDLLYSVQNISSRTFQTIPLLLVACVWYLAATTVLSFLQGLVEKAFAPKDVAAGGAAAVLAAKLNGAAP, from the coding sequence ATGTTGGCAAACAAAGCGACCAGGCCGAGCGCCGCCGTGCAGTCGAGGGACGACGTCGAAGATCATCTGCTGCCCGTCGTGCCGCGGCGGCGGCCGGGACGGTGGGTGGCCGGCATCGTCATGGCCCTGGCCACGATCTGGTTCATCCTGTCCGCGGCCGAAAACCCGAACTTCGAGTGGGATGTCGTCGCCGCCTACGTCTTCTCCCCGACCATCCTGCAGGGACTCTGGCTGACGATCTGGCTCACCGTCGTCTCCATGCTGATCGGCACCGTCATCGGCACGGTCTGCGCCTCCATGCGCATCTCCACCAACGTCTTCCTACGCATCCCCGCTTCCGCCTATGTCTGGCTCTTCCGCGGCACGCCGATCCTCGTGCAGCTGATATTCTGGTTCAACCTGGCGATCATCGTGCCCATCGTCTATCTGAAGCTGCCTTTCGGGCCGGTGCTGTATCAGGCCTCCGCCAACGACCTGATCACCCCCTATACGGCGGCGCTGCTCGGCCTCGGGCTGAACGAAGGCGCCTATATGAGCGAGATCGTCCGGGCCGGCATCCTGTCCGTCGATCCGGGGCAGCGGGAGGCGGCGAGAGCGCTGGGCATGACGCAGGGCCGCATCATGCGGCGCATCGTGCTGCCCCAGGCCATCCGCATCATCATCCCGCCGACCGGCAACCAGATCATCAGCATGCTGAAGACGACGTCGCTGGTGAGCGTCATCGCGCTGTCCGATCTCCTCTACTCCGTGCAGAACATTTCCTCGCGGACCTTCCAGACCATCCCGCTGCTTCTCGTCGCCTGCGTGTGGTATCTCGCCGCCACCACGGTGCTGTCCTTCCTCCAGGGACTGGTCGAGAAGGCGTTCGCGCCGAAGGACGTCGCCGCCGGCGGCGCTGCGGCCGTGCTCGCCGCCAAGCTGAACGGAGCCGCGCCATGA
- a CDS encoding ABC transporter substrate-binding protein, whose amino-acid sequence MRNLEFEPSVGGAPGRFASRRIRAALGAAAVALAAVAGAGLAGPTKAWADDAITAAVKTDPALHALLPKAIQDAGVIKLATDAHYPPCESFAEDNVTMVGWEPDLWEALGKKMGVKFVASSIDFDGLIPGVQSGRFDTAMECISDTPARQKQVTFVDLSISVNGIFTLEGSPVTNDPLSLCGLKTAAQKGTTFGQSVDDVLNPFCLKHNKPAIAKSEFPTADATLLALFSGRVDFLVNDASSAAEIKKRSSRPLKLFTPDILPRKIDGFVVKRDNMELAKALLAGVEALIADGVYDKVMDKWDLAALKVDKPGINLGSPAPKP is encoded by the coding sequence ATGAGAAATCTCGAGTTCGAACCGTCTGTCGGTGGAGCGCCGGGCCGCTTCGCCTCCAGGCGCATCCGCGCCGCCCTCGGCGCGGCTGCCGTCGCGCTGGCGGCCGTGGCCGGCGCCGGCCTCGCAGGCCCGACGAAGGCGTGGGCGGACGATGCCATCACGGCGGCCGTCAAGACCGATCCCGCGCTCCACGCCCTGCTGCCGAAGGCGATCCAGGATGCCGGCGTGATCAAGCTGGCGACCGACGCGCATTATCCGCCATGCGAGAGCTTCGCCGAGGACAACGTGACCATGGTGGGCTGGGAGCCCGACCTGTGGGAAGCGCTCGGCAAGAAGATGGGCGTGAAGTTCGTGGCCTCGTCGATCGATTTCGACGGCCTCATCCCCGGCGTGCAGAGCGGGCGCTTCGACACCGCGATGGAGTGCATCTCCGACACCCCCGCACGGCAGAAGCAGGTCACCTTCGTCGACCTGTCGATCTCGGTGAACGGCATCTTCACGCTGGAGGGCAGCCCGGTCACCAATGATCCGCTGTCCCTCTGCGGCCTCAAGACCGCGGCCCAGAAGGGCACGACCTTCGGCCAGAGCGTCGACGACGTCCTCAATCCCTTCTGCCTCAAGCACAACAAGCCCGCGATCGCCAAGAGCGAGTTTCCGACGGCCGACGCGACGCTGCTCGCGCTGTTTTCCGGCCGCGTCGACTTCCTCGTCAACGACGCTTCCTCCGCCGCCGAGATCAAGAAGAGGAGCTCGCGCCCTCTGAAGCTGTTCACGCCGGACATCCTGCCGCGCAAGATCGACGGCTTCGTCGTCAAGCGTGACAATATGGAGCTGGCGAAGGCGCTTCTCGCCGGTGTCGAGGCCCTGATCGCCGATGGCGTCTATGACAAGGTCATGGACAAGTGGGACCTCGCGGCCCTGAAGGTCGACAAGCCCGGCATCAATCTCGGCTCGCCGGCCCCGAAGCCGTAA
- a CDS encoding thiamine pyrophosphate-binding protein — protein MEARTGSDIIADELKANGVDLVYHVPGESFLPALDSFSTRHPDIRCISCRHENGAAQMAEAYGKLTGRPGIAFVTRSPGATNAVNAVHTAFQDSSPMILFVGQVKRSLMEREAFMSYDFRTLFAPLTKWVAQIDDPRRIPEFIQRAFHTAMTGRMGPVVLVVPEDVFEEHCETAPSRPYERVRAGVPAAQDLGRIAGMIAAAEKPVLVVGGSGWTEATRDAVQAFSRTQAIPVVTTFRRRDIIDHAFEHYAGEIGIGSNPRLLEHIKQSDLVIMCNDALSDVNTIGAGYMEGFTLFSIPTPRQQLIHVTGSFGDLNRVFQASLALVADNDAFAAALGAMAPIQPERFRPWSSALRATFEAERAPQPCPGSLDIPSIMTWLRRRLPDDAIVTNGVGAYATWSQRYFSHSKLHTQLGPISGSMGYSLPAAISAKLLHPGRTVVCFVGDGCYQMSAEELATAVQYKANVVIVLFNNSLYGTIRIHEENRLQGRTHGTELVNPDFALLAKAYGAHGEKVASTEEFEPAFERALAAGKPALIELIVDRDVIHTRYTLSDLRRRRLAASSSSAG, from the coding sequence ATGGAAGCCCGGACAGGAAGCGACATCATTGCCGACGAGCTGAAGGCGAACGGCGTCGACCTCGTCTATCACGTGCCCGGCGAGAGCTTCCTGCCGGCGCTCGATTCCTTTTCGACGCGCCACCCCGACATACGCTGCATTTCCTGCCGCCACGAGAACGGCGCCGCCCAGATGGCCGAGGCCTATGGCAAGCTCACCGGCCGGCCGGGCATCGCGTTCGTCACCCGCAGTCCCGGGGCGACCAATGCCGTGAACGCGGTTCACACCGCCTTCCAGGACAGTTCGCCGATGATCCTCTTCGTCGGGCAGGTCAAGCGCTCCCTGATGGAGCGTGAAGCCTTCATGTCCTATGATTTCAGGACGCTCTTCGCCCCGCTGACCAAATGGGTCGCCCAGATCGACGATCCCAGGCGCATCCCTGAATTCATCCAGCGCGCCTTCCACACGGCGATGACCGGCCGCATGGGCCCGGTGGTCCTGGTCGTGCCGGAGGACGTCTTCGAGGAGCATTGCGAAACGGCGCCTTCGCGTCCCTATGAGCGCGTCCGCGCCGGCGTTCCCGCGGCGCAGGATCTCGGCCGCATCGCCGGCATGATCGCGGCTGCCGAGAAGCCCGTGCTCGTGGTCGGCGGTTCGGGATGGACCGAGGCGACGCGCGACGCCGTCCAGGCCTTCTCCCGGACGCAGGCCATCCCCGTCGTCACCACCTTCCGCCGCCGCGACATTATCGATCACGCCTTCGAGCACTATGCCGGCGAGATCGGCATCGGCTCGAATCCGAGGCTGCTGGAACACATCAAGCAATCCGATCTCGTCATCATGTGCAACGACGCGCTGAGCGACGTCAACACCATCGGCGCCGGCTATATGGAGGGCTTCACGCTCTTCAGCATCCCCACGCCGAGGCAGCAGCTCATCCACGTCACCGGCAGTTTCGGCGATCTCAACCGGGTGTTCCAGGCGAGCCTGGCGCTGGTGGCCGACAACGACGCCTTCGCGGCCGCCCTCGGGGCGATGGCGCCGATCCAGCCCGAGCGCTTCCGCCCCTGGAGTTCGGCGTTGCGGGCGACCTTCGAGGCGGAGAGGGCGCCGCAGCCTTGTCCGGGCAGCCTCGACATACCCTCGATCATGACATGGCTGCGCCGGCGCCTGCCGGACGACGCCATCGTCACCAACGGCGTCGGTGCCTATGCGACCTGGAGCCAGCGCTATTTCTCTCATTCGAAGCTTCACACCCAGCTCGGCCCGATCAGCGGCTCGATGGGCTACAGCCTGCCGGCGGCGATCTCGGCCAAGCTCCTCCACCCCGGCCGCACGGTGGTGTGCTTCGTGGGCGACGGCTGCTACCAGATGAGCGCTGAGGAGCTCGCCACCGCCGTCCAGTACAAGGCGAATGTGGTGATCGTGCTGTTCAACAACAGCCTTTACGGCACGATCAGGATCCACGAGGAAAACCGCCTGCAGGGCCGCACCCACGGCACCGAGCTTGTCAATCCCGACTTCGCCCTGCTGGCGAAGGCCTACGGCGCCCATGGCGAGAAGGTCGCCTCGACCGAGGAATTCGAGCCGGCGTTCGAACGCGCCCTCGCGGCGGGCAAGCCGGCGCTCATCGAGCTCATCGTCGACCGCGACGTCATCCACACGCGCTACACGCTCTCCGACCTGAGGCGCAGGCGCCTCGCAGCCTCATCCTCGTCTGCCGGCTGA
- a CDS encoding aldehyde dehydrogenase translates to MSDGHAALDRLKMYVGGEWVEPAQGDYLETVDPFTARPWALVPRGSAADADRAVKAAHKAFKEGPWGRMHPSERARILYRFGELIEANADALAATEVRDNGRLLAEMRHQIRYIPNWYRYYAGLADKIEGVVHPCDKPALSFSRPEPLGVCVGIVPWNAPLLLLSLKAAPALAAGNTIIIKPAEHTSASALQLMTLVEDAGFPPGVFNVVTGFGKEIGEPLVTHPLVRHVGFTGSTATGAHLYSLAARDVKRVSLELGGKSPNIVFADADLDNAVRGVVGGIFGATGQTCIAGSRLLVQRSVHDRFLEKLIDFTRKARVGDPTNLETQIGPIANRMQYDKVLGYIDIAVSEGAELLYGGCRPELAECRDGFFIQPTIFSGVRNDMRIAREEVFGPVLSTIPFDDPEEAVAIANDSEFGLAAGVWTSDMQLAIRMSERLEAGSVWINTYRDISYTTPFGGYKKSGIGRENGVEGIREYLQTKAVWISTASEVPNPFVIG, encoded by the coding sequence ATGAGCGACGGGCACGCGGCTCTCGATCGGCTGAAGATGTATGTCGGGGGCGAATGGGTAGAGCCGGCGCAGGGCGACTATCTGGAGACCGTCGATCCGTTCACCGCCAGGCCCTGGGCGCTGGTTCCCCGCGGGTCGGCCGCCGATGCCGACCGGGCCGTGAAAGCGGCGCACAAGGCGTTCAAGGAAGGCCCCTGGGGGCGCATGCATCCCAGCGAGCGCGCCCGCATCCTCTATCGTTTCGGTGAGCTGATCGAAGCGAACGCCGACGCCCTGGCGGCCACCGAAGTCCGCGACAATGGCCGCCTTCTCGCCGAGATGCGCCATCAGATCCGCTACATCCCGAACTGGTACCGGTATTACGCGGGACTGGCTGACAAGATCGAGGGGGTCGTCCATCCCTGCGACAAGCCGGCGCTGAGCTTCTCCCGGCCCGAGCCGCTGGGGGTGTGCGTCGGCATCGTGCCGTGGAACGCGCCGCTATTGCTGCTGTCGCTGAAGGCGGCGCCGGCGCTCGCTGCCGGCAATACCATCATCATCAAGCCGGCCGAGCATACTTCGGCGAGCGCCCTCCAGCTGATGACGCTGGTCGAGGACGCCGGCTTTCCGCCCGGCGTGTTCAACGTCGTCACCGGTTTCGGCAAGGAGATCGGCGAGCCGCTGGTGACCCATCCGCTCGTGCGGCATGTCGGGTTCACCGGCTCGACGGCCACCGGCGCGCACCTCTATTCCCTCGCCGCCCGCGACGTGAAGCGGGTGTCGCTGGAACTCGGCGGCAAGTCGCCGAACATCGTCTTTGCCGACGCCGATCTCGACAATGCCGTCAGGGGCGTGGTCGGCGGCATCTTCGGCGCCACCGGCCAGACCTGCATCGCCGGCTCCCGGCTTCTCGTGCAGCGATCCGTTCACGACCGCTTCCTGGAGAAGCTGATCGATTTCACCCGCAAGGCCCGGGTCGGCGACCCCACCAATCTGGAAACCCAGATCGGCCCCATCGCCAACCGGATGCAGTACGACAAGGTCCTCGGCTATATCGACATCGCCGTCAGCGAGGGCGCCGAGCTGCTCTATGGCGGCTGCCGGCCGGAGCTGGCGGAATGCCGGGACGGCTTCTTCATCCAGCCGACCATCTTCTCGGGCGTCCGCAACGACATGCGCATCGCCCGGGAAGAGGTGTTCGGCCCCGTGCTGTCGACCATTCCTTTCGACGATCCGGAAGAGGCGGTGGCGATCGCCAACGACAGCGAGTTCGGCCTGGCGGCCGGGGTCTGGACGTCGGACATGCAGCTCGCGATCCGCATGTCCGAACGGCTGGAGGCCGGCAGCGTGTGGATCAACACCTATCGCGACATCTCCTACACGACGCCCTTCGGCGGCTACAAGAAGAGCGGCATCGGCCGGGAGAACGGCGTGGAAGGCATTCGCGAATATCTGCAGACCAAGGCCGTCTGGATCTCGACGGCGAGCGAAGTCCCCAATCCGTTCGTGATCGGATAG
- the hutC gene encoding histidine utilization repressor, producing the protein MSSSLATQQPLYAQIKAAITKRINEDKWPVDFQIPREEDLAEEFDASPLTVRRALRELQSEGLLVRIQGRGTFVLGSRMQCAVFDLKDVSEEIEDAGGVHTSEVIVLEVLDPQSPFGKLLQLPPDVPVFHSRIVHKEDGTPIQIEDRFVNSSEAPDYMRQDFARLTPHDYLLRETEVTSVDNTIRAIRPDRESAQLLQIDENQPCLLLDRRTWRNAVPVTRSRFLYPGDRYRLRSSHEASYQGSKTAGGKAASPAVNIQPPRKIR; encoded by the coding sequence ATGAGTTCGTCGCTTGCGACCCAGCAGCCGCTCTATGCGCAGATCAAGGCGGCGATCACCAAACGTATCAACGAGGACAAATGGCCGGTCGACTTCCAGATCCCCAGGGAAGAGGATCTGGCGGAGGAATTCGACGCATCGCCCCTGACGGTTCGCCGGGCCCTGCGGGAACTCCAGTCCGAAGGCCTGCTGGTGCGCATCCAGGGCCGCGGCACCTTCGTGCTGGGATCGAGGATGCAATGCGCGGTCTTCGATCTGAAGGACGTTTCCGAGGAGATCGAGGACGCCGGCGGCGTCCACACCAGCGAGGTCATCGTCCTGGAAGTGCTCGATCCGCAGAGCCCGTTCGGCAAACTGCTGCAACTGCCGCCGGACGTGCCAGTCTTTCATTCGCGGATCGTCCACAAGGAGGACGGCACGCCCATCCAGATCGAGGACCGCTTCGTCAATTCCAGCGAGGCGCCCGACTATATGCGCCAGGATTTCGCGCGCCTCACCCCGCATGACTATCTGCTGCGCGAGACCGAAGTGACGTCGGTGGACAACACGATCCGGGCGATCCGGCCGGATCGCGAAAGCGCGCAGCTGCTTCAGATCGACGAGAACCAGCCCTGCCTCCTGCTGGACAGGAGGACCTGGCGCAACGCCGTGCCGGTCACGCGCAGCCGCTTTCTCTACCCGGGCGACCGGTACCGGCTGCGGAGTTCCCACGAAGCGTCCTACCAGGGCAGCAAGACCGCCGGCGGCAAGGCCGCTTCGCCCGCCGTCAACATCCAGCCGCCGAGGAAGATCCGATGA
- a CDS encoding UbiD family decarboxylase, with amino-acid sequence MRDYMQRLRDRGDLLVVDREIDPAHELAAVTAAAQKRWGKAILFTHVKGTRFPVLTNIYGSRDRLAELIGIQASDFCRQWSNLSNLGSRMKEGGFFTRDAEPELVDCKLSDLPLITYSDRDGGTYFTSAMFIARDPETGVGNLSFHRSMYISDEELRCRLAPRHHLTIYHEKAEKMGKPLEAAMLIGPPPTSFLTAAAPLPYDVDELEVAASLAGKPIAMRKCRHIDLEVPADTEIVRAGSGKTDRTDKWNLALNLA; translated from the coding sequence ATGAGAGATTATATGCAGCGGTTGCGGGACCGCGGGGACCTTCTGGTCGTCGACAGGGAGATCGATCCCGCCCACGAACTCGCCGCAGTGACGGCCGCCGCGCAGAAGCGCTGGGGCAAGGCCATCCTCTTCACCCATGTGAAGGGAACGCGCTTTCCGGTTCTCACCAACATCTACGGCTCCCGCGACCGGCTGGCGGAGCTGATCGGCATCCAGGCGTCCGATTTCTGCCGCCAGTGGAGCAACCTGTCCAATCTCGGCAGCCGGATGAAGGAAGGGGGCTTCTTCACGAGGGACGCCGAGCCGGAACTCGTCGACTGCAAGCTCAGCGATCTCCCGCTCATCACCTATTCCGACCGGGACGGGGGGACCTACTTCACCTCCGCCATGTTCATCGCTAGGGATCCGGAAACCGGCGTCGGCAACCTCTCCTTCCACCGCTCGATGTATATCAGCGACGAAGAGCTCCGCTGCCGGCTCGCGCCGCGCCACCACCTGACGATCTATCACGAGAAGGCGGAGAAGATGGGCAAGCCGCTCGAGGCGGCCATGCTGATCGGCCCGCCGCCGACGAGCTTCCTGACCGCCGCCGCGCCGCTTCCCTACGACGTGGACGAGCTCGAGGTCGCCGCGTCCCTGGCGGGCAAGCCGATCGCCATGCGCAAATGCCGGCATATCGACCTCGAAGTGCCCGCGGATACGGAGATCGTCAGAGCTGGCTCGGGAAAAACGGACAGGACCGATAAGTGGAATTTGGCCCTGAACCTGGCATAG
- a CDS encoding IS3 family transposase (programmed frameshift), translated as MTRRARRNHGPAFKAKVALAAIKGEKTLNELAQQFDVHTNQISQWKTQLLEGATGVFGAGGTAVPASSGVDVKTLHAKIGELTLENDFLGRSAHQGRPSERKKMIDRTHELPITRQAKALGLARSSVYYLPRPVPPADLTLMRQIDELHLEHPFAGSRMLQGLLAADGHQAGRLHVATLMKRMGIEAIYRRPNTSKPAPGHKIYPYLLRELPVTKPNQVWAMDITYIPMRRGFVYLAAVVDWFSRRVLSWRLSISMEADFCIEAVEEALVRYGKPEIFNTDQGSQFTSEAFTGLLIKNDIKISMDGRGAWRDNVFVERIWRSVKYEEVYLHAYDTVSQARASIGRYLIFYNTRRPHSSLDRKTPDQAYFSQPTPIPAAA; from the exons ATGACGAGACGAGCACGCCGGAACCATGGCCCGGCTTTCAAGGCGAAAGTAGCCTTGGCGGCGATCAAGGGCGAGAAGACGCTGAATGAGTTAGCTCAGCAGTTTGATGTCCACACCAACCAGATCAGTCAGTGGAAGACACAGCTTCTTGAAGGGGCAACCGGGGTATTCGGTGCGGGTGGCACGGCCGTGCCAGCTTCGTCCGGGGTTGATGTCAAAACCCTCCATGCCAAGATCGGGGAGTTGACGCTTGAGAATGATTTTTTAG GAAGGAGCGCTCACCAAGGCCGGCCTTCTGAGCGCAAGAAAATGATCGACCGCACGCACGAACTTCCGATCACTCGCCAAGCCAAGGCTTTGGGACTGGCGCGAAGCAGCGTCTACTATCTGCCCCGTCCTGTGCCGCCCGCCGACCTTACCCTGATGCGGCAGATCGACGAGCTGCACCTTGAGCATCCCTTCGCCGGTTCTCGCATGCTGCAAGGTCTTTTGGCTGCCGATGGGCACCAAGCCGGACGGTTGCACGTCGCCACGCTGATGAAGCGCATGGGGATAGAGGCAATCTACCGGCGACCGAACACCTCGAAACCAGCGCCGGGACACAAGATCTATCCCTATCTCCTGCGCGAACTGCCGGTGACCAAGCCCAATCAGGTCTGGGCGATGGACATCACCTACATCCCGATGCGGCGTGGCTTTGTCTATCTGGCAGCCGTGGTGGATTGGTTCAGCCGCCGCGTGCTGTCCTGGCGGCTCTCGATCAGCATGGAGGCGGACTTCTGTATCGAGGCGGTCGAGGAGGCTCTGGTGCGTTATGGCAAGCCGGAAATCTTCAATACCGATCAAGGCAGCCAGTTCACCAGCGAGGCCTTCACCGGCTTGCTGATCAAGAACGACATCAAGATCAGCATGGATGGCAGGGGCGCCTGGCGCGACAATGTCTTCGTCGAGAGAATTTGGAGGTCGGTGAAATACGAGGAAGTCTATCTCCACGCCTACGACACGGTGTCCCAGGCCCGCGCCTCGATCGGCCGATATTTGATTTTCTACAATACCCGCAGACCCCATTCGAGCCTTGACCGGAAGACACCCGATCAGGCCTACTTCAGCCAGCCAACCCCAATCCCGGCCGCGGCATAA
- a CDS encoding UbiX family flavin prenyltransferase codes for MEQTRSRQRGDQAPSRPPRRIIVGISGASGALYGVRALQMLDAAGIETHLVVTRSAHLTLAQELEMQPRDLKQWAGVVHNINDIGASIASGSFRTCGMIIAPCSIRSLSEIVSGVTSSLLTRAADVVLKERRRLVLMVRETPLHLGHLRTMTAAAEMGAVIMPPVPALYARPDSIESMVSHSVGRALDLFDVETDAVVRWEGLARRAPGPGAGDADDGPPSTS; via the coding sequence ATGGAACAGACCAGAAGCCGGCAGCGCGGCGACCAGGCGCCTTCCAGGCCGCCGCGCCGCATCATCGTCGGCATCAGCGGCGCCTCGGGCGCCCTCTACGGCGTCCGCGCCCTGCAGATGCTCGACGCGGCCGGCATCGAGACGCATCTGGTCGTGACGCGCTCCGCCCATCTGACGCTGGCCCAGGAACTGGAGATGCAGCCGCGCGACCTGAAACAATGGGCCGGCGTCGTGCACAACATCAACGATATCGGCGCCTCCATCGCCAGCGGCTCGTTCAGGACATGCGGCATGATCATCGCGCCCTGCTCCATCCGCTCGCTGTCCGAGATCGTGTCCGGGGTTACCTCGAGCCTGCTGACGCGGGCGGCGGACGTCGTCCTCAAGGAGCGCCGCCGGCTGGTGCTGATGGTGCGCGAGACGCCGCTCCATCTCGGCCATCTAAGGACAATGACGGCAGCGGCGGAGATGGGGGCGGTCATCATGCCGCCGGTGCCGGCCCTCTATGCCCGGCCGGACAGCATCGAGAGCATGGTCAGCCACAGCGTCGGCCGGGCTCTCGACCTGTTCGACGTGGAGACGGACGCGGTCGTCCGCTGGGAGGGCCTGGCCAGGCGGGCGCCCGGCCCGGGCGCCGGCGACGCCGACGACGGTCCGCCCTCGACAAGCTAG
- a CDS encoding aspartate/glutamate racemase family protein has product MHKQDDADRRRRPVHGTMIGIIVLDTQFRRLPGDIAHVDSWDFPVQFAVARNVRPQDVIEGDAQEALDVFRGAIDQLVALGVDGITTSCGYLSAVHRQLREHSPVPLASSSLQQIPMVLNMLPAGKTAGVIVSDRSAMRDIHFTNVGSPTGLPIAELPEAGAIRRNMRTNSLDIDAGEQEDEVLDVVRRLLASHPEVGAIVSECANLPPYSAAIQRTFGLPVFDIVTLVTWMHGGLRPRTFPLFG; this is encoded by the coding sequence ATGCACAAGCAGGACGATGCGGATCGGCGGCGACGGCCGGTCCACGGCACGATGATCGGCATCATCGTGCTGGACACCCAGTTCCGCAGGCTCCCCGGCGACATCGCGCATGTCGACAGCTGGGACTTTCCGGTGCAGTTCGCGGTCGCGCGGAACGTGCGCCCGCAGGACGTCATCGAAGGCGATGCGCAGGAGGCCCTCGACGTCTTCCGGGGCGCCATCGACCAGCTCGTCGCCCTGGGCGTGGACGGCATCACCACGTCCTGCGGCTACCTTTCTGCGGTGCATCGGCAATTGCGCGAGCACAGCCCGGTTCCTCTCGCCTCATCGAGCCTGCAACAGATCCCGATGGTGCTGAACATGCTGCCGGCGGGAAAGACGGCCGGCGTGATCGTATCCGACCGCTCGGCCATGCGCGACATCCACTTCACCAATGTCGGCTCCCCCACCGGCCTGCCGATCGCCGAATTGCCCGAGGCCGGCGCCATCCGCCGCAACATGCGGACGAACAGCCTCGACATCGACGCCGGGGAGCAGGAAGACGAGGTGCTCGACGTCGTCCGGCGCCTGCTCGCATCCCATCCGGAGGTGGGGGCGATCGTCAGCGAATGCGCCAACCTCCCGCCTTATTCGGCCGCGATCCAGCGGACCTTCGGCCTGCCGGTCTTCGACATCGTGACGCTGGTCACCTGGATGCATGGCGGCCTGCGCCCGCGAACCTTCCCTCTCTTCGGCTAG